In Bombus fervidus isolate BK054 chromosome 13, iyBomFerv1, whole genome shotgun sequence, a single genomic region encodes these proteins:
- the LOC139993471 gene encoding uncharacterized protein isoform X2, with the protein MIDQQELNYYYDFVLKLTIESGKVIRDAIEGCKNIETKAGDWDLVTQFDKKVEEILIYSLAKEFPTHKFIAEETVSSTNHLPELTDDPTWIIDPIDGTTNFVHSFPFTCISIGLAVKKELEIGIVYNPVLEQLFTAKRGRGAYLNGKLIKSSSIEKLEHSLLCLEASYATIENIRDITLGRVEAFVSVAHGIRTIGSAALSLCYVAMGAAEGYHTDNLMPWDVAAGVLIIRESGGGEFNIMAPKVLAAGNHKLVNELVKLIKEADTKTLEKFRNEIKNINITTC; encoded by the exons ATGATCGATCAACaagaattgaattattattacgatttCGTTTTGAAGCTTACCATCGAATCTGGGaag GTAATTCGGGATGCGATTGAAGGAtgcaaaaatatcgaaactaAAGCTGGAGATTGGGATCTAGTAACTCAATTTGACAAGAAAgttgaagaaattttaatatatagcTTGGCCAAAGAGTTTCCAACACACAA ATTTATTGCTGAAGAAACAGTTTCGTCCACAAATCATTTACCAGAATTAACAGACGATCCTACGTGGATCATTGACCCGATTGATGGAACCACAAATTTTGTACACTCCTTTCCTTTCACTTGTATATCAATTGGACTGGCAGTAAAAAAAGAACTAGAAATTGGTATTGTTTATAATCCTGTATTAGAACAATTATTCACAGCTAAGAGAGGACGAGGAGCCTACTTAAATGGGAAGCTTATTAAAAGCTCTAGTATAGAAA AACTGGAGCATTCGTTACTTTGTTTAGAGGCTTCTTATGCAACAATCGAGAATATCAGGGACATTACTCTTGGCAGAGTGGAAGCTTTCGTTTCGGTAGCACATGGGATACGAACAATAGGATCAGCGGCATTGAGTCTGTGTTATGTAGCAATGGGTGCAGCAGAAGGGTACCACACCGACAATTTGATGCCATGGGATGTAGCTGCTGGTGTACTTATCATTCGAGAATCGGGAG GAGGAGAATTCAATATCATGGCACCAAAAGTATTAGCAGCCGGTAATCATAAGTTGGTTAATGAATtggtaaaattaataaaagaagcCGATACAAAAACGTTGGAGAAGtttagaaacgaaataaaaaatataaatataactacttgttaa
- the LOC139993428 gene encoding uncharacterized protein yields the protein MSIDKDTQRENNSSEINEWRVQINKKTLRKEKIKKVEEYQHQPKKDSRKVKSQQRIRNRPEAILVKVESEKEWLETYRELMRAKEALKKTTGVRKTRYGNILVELIKAKASANEISEKIKTVTENRVQSTPLQTMVSLDVKNIDPLSKEELRSDICSDLSISNRNCVDVKTLPINPWGT from the coding sequence ATGAGCATAGATAAAGACACCCAGAGGGAAAACAATAGCAGTGAAATTAATGAATGGAGAgttcaaataaataagaaaacacttagaaaagagaagataaaaaagGTCGAAGAATATCAACACCAACCCAAAAAGGACAGCAGAAAAGTGAAAAGTCAGCAAAGAATCCGCAATAGACCGGAGGCAATACTTGTCAAGGTCGAAAGTGAAAAAGAATGGCTCGAAACCTATAGAGAGCTTATGAGAGCTAAGGAAGCTCTCAAGAAAACGACTGGTGTTAGGAAGACAAGGTATGGGAATATCTTGGTCGAATTAATAAAAGCAAAAGCATCAGCAAATGAGATTTCAGAGAAAATAAAGACGGTTACGGAAAACCGAGTACAGTCAACACCACTACAAACTATGGTGTCATTGGATGTCAAAAACATCGATCCGCTGAGCAAGGAAGAGCTCAGAAGCGACATTTGTAGTGACTTAAGCATAAGTAATAGAAACTGTGTCGACGTCAAGACACTGCCAATAAACCCGTGGGGAACATAA
- the LOC139993471 gene encoding uncharacterized protein isoform X3, which translates to MIDQQELNYYYDFVLKLTIESGKVIRDAIEGCKNIETKAGDWDLVTQFDKKVEEILIYSLAKEFPTHKFIAEETVSSTNHLPELTDDPTWIIDPIDGTTNFVHSFPFTCISIGLAVKKELEIGIVYNPVLEQLFTAKRGRGAYLNGKLIKSSSIEKLEHSLLCLEASYATIENIRDITLGRVEAFVSVAHGIRTIGSAALSLCYVAMGAAEGYHTDNLMPWDVAAGVLIIRESGGVVIDTNGR; encoded by the exons ATGATCGATCAACaagaattgaattattattacgatttCGTTTTGAAGCTTACCATCGAATCTGGGaag GTAATTCGGGATGCGATTGAAGGAtgcaaaaatatcgaaactaAAGCTGGAGATTGGGATCTAGTAACTCAATTTGACAAGAAAgttgaagaaattttaatatatagcTTGGCCAAAGAGTTTCCAACACACAA ATTTATTGCTGAAGAAACAGTTTCGTCCACAAATCATTTACCAGAATTAACAGACGATCCTACGTGGATCATTGACCCGATTGATGGAACCACAAATTTTGTACACTCCTTTCCTTTCACTTGTATATCAATTGGACTGGCAGTAAAAAAAGAACTAGAAATTGGTATTGTTTATAATCCTGTATTAGAACAATTATTCACAGCTAAGAGAGGACGAGGAGCCTACTTAAATGGGAAGCTTATTAAAAGCTCTAGTATAGAAA AACTGGAGCATTCGTTACTTTGTTTAGAGGCTTCTTATGCAACAATCGAGAATATCAGGGACATTACTCTTGGCAGAGTGGAAGCTTTCGTTTCGGTAGCACATGGGATACGAACAATAGGATCAGCGGCATTGAGTCTGTGTTATGTAGCAATGGGTGCAGCAGAAGGGTACCACACCGACAATTTGATGCCATGGGATGTAGCTGCTGGTGTACTTATCATTCGAGAATCGGGAGGTGTAGTAATAGATACAAATGGTAGATAA
- the LOC139993471 gene encoding uncharacterized protein isoform X1, with translation MIDQQELNYYYDFVLKLTIESGKVIRDAIEGCKNIETKAGDWDLVTQFDKKVEEILIYSLAKEFPTHKFIAEETVSSTNHLPELTDDPTWIIDPIDGTTNFVHSFPFTCISIGLAVKKELEIGIVYNPVLEQLFTAKRGRGAYLNGKLIKSSSIEKLEHSLLCLEASYATIENIRDITLGRVEAFVSVAHGIRTIGSAALSLCYVAMGAAEGYHTDNLMPWDVAAGVLIIRESGGVVIDTNGGEFNIMAPKVLAAGNHKLVNELVKLIKEADTKTLEKFRNEIKNINITTC, from the exons ATGATCGATCAACaagaattgaattattattacgatttCGTTTTGAAGCTTACCATCGAATCTGGGaag GTAATTCGGGATGCGATTGAAGGAtgcaaaaatatcgaaactaAAGCTGGAGATTGGGATCTAGTAACTCAATTTGACAAGAAAgttgaagaaattttaatatatagcTTGGCCAAAGAGTTTCCAACACACAA ATTTATTGCTGAAGAAACAGTTTCGTCCACAAATCATTTACCAGAATTAACAGACGATCCTACGTGGATCATTGACCCGATTGATGGAACCACAAATTTTGTACACTCCTTTCCTTTCACTTGTATATCAATTGGACTGGCAGTAAAAAAAGAACTAGAAATTGGTATTGTTTATAATCCTGTATTAGAACAATTATTCACAGCTAAGAGAGGACGAGGAGCCTACTTAAATGGGAAGCTTATTAAAAGCTCTAGTATAGAAA AACTGGAGCATTCGTTACTTTGTTTAGAGGCTTCTTATGCAACAATCGAGAATATCAGGGACATTACTCTTGGCAGAGTGGAAGCTTTCGTTTCGGTAGCACATGGGATACGAACAATAGGATCAGCGGCATTGAGTCTGTGTTATGTAGCAATGGGTGCAGCAGAAGGGTACCACACCGACAATTTGATGCCATGGGATGTAGCTGCTGGTGTACTTATCATTCGAGAATCGGGAGGTGTAGTAATAGATACAAATG GAGGAGAATTCAATATCATGGCACCAAAAGTATTAGCAGCCGGTAATCATAAGTTGGTTAATGAATtggtaaaattaataaaagaagcCGATACAAAAACGTTGGAGAAGtttagaaacgaaataaaaaatataaatataactacttgttaa